From Saccharibacillus brassicae:
CGCGCGGCTCTTTTTTAACCGGAACAAAAAGAAAGACTATGGTATAGTTTGGTCGGAACAGATTTGCAGAGCAACATTCGGAGGTGACTGAACGTGAATCAGACGAAGATCCCCAAGCGGATATCGTCGGCGCTGGTGAACTCGCTGAGCGCCGGCGTCGTGCCGCGGATCGGACTTGAATATATAGCGGTCGGACGGAAGCTCGAGATCGAATCGGTGCTCAGGGAGCTGGGCAACGTCGCCGAAGGCGGAGCGGCGTTCAAGCTGATTACGGGCCGGTACGGCAGCGGCAAAAGCTTTTTGATCCAAATTTTGCGCAATTACGCGATGGACCGCGATTTCGTCGTGGCCGACGCGGATCTGTCGCCGGAACGCCGGCTGGTCGGCACGAAAGGGCAGGGACTCGGCACGTACCGCGAACTGATGACGCATCTGTCGACGCGCACGCGTCCCGACGGCGGCGCGCTCGAAGCGGTGCTGCAAAAATGGTTCGCCTCGCTGCAGCAGCAGGCGATGGCGGAACTTGCGCTGCGGCCGGACGACGAACAACTGCCGGTCGAAGTGGAACGCCGCATCTTCGAAGTGACGGGCAACATGGAACATATGGTGCACGGCTTCGACTTCGCGCGCGTCCTGTCCGCTTATTGGAACGGCTACAAAATGTCCGACGACGAACTGAAGCAGAACGCGCTGCGCTGGCTGCGGGGCGAGTTCCCGACCAAGACCGAGGCGCGCAAATGCCTCGGCGTCGGCGTTATCATCGACGACGACAACTGGTACGACTACATGAAGCTGTGGGCGGAATTCATGGCGAAGATCGGGTACAAGGGTCTGCTGCTGTTTATCGACGAAGGCGTCAACCTGTACAAGATCACGAACACCGTCTCGCGGCAGAGCAATTACGAGAAGCTGCTGACGATCTTCAACGATACGATGCAGGGCAAAGCCCAGCATCTCGGCATCTTCCTCGGCGGTACGCCGCAGTTCGTGGAAGACCAGCGACGCGGACTGTTCAGCTACGACGCGCTGCGTTCGCGGCTCGTCGCGGGCCGCTTCGGCGAAGGGGCGGGCATGCTGCATTACGCCGGCCCGATCCTGCGGCTGGAGATGCTCTCGCACGCGGAGATTCTCGTGCTGCTGGAGAAGCTGCGCGATTTGCACGCGTCGCATTACGGCTACGTGTCCGCGCTCGACCAGCATCACCTCACCCGATTCATGGAATCGGAGCTGGGCCGGATGGGCGCGGACGCGCTGCTGACGACGCGCGAAGTCGTGCGCGACTTCATGGATTTGCTCAATACGCTGCATCAATATCCGGACCGCAGCTTCGACGAGCTGCTGCCGGACTTGCTGGGCCGCGCGCCGCAGATCGGCGGTCTGGGCGCCCTAGGCACGCTTGGCGCTTCCGAAGGTGCGCGCGGCAGCGGAACGCAGGGCACGGCTGCGTCTGCGGCTGCGGCGAGCGCGCCGTCCGCAAGCGGAACGAACGCCCCGCCTGCGGGGCGGGGCGGCGACTCCGATCCGCGAGGGTCGAGCGTCGATTACGGCGGCCGCTCGCCTGGCGGCCGTGAAGGCTACGAAGGCCACGAAGCTTCGGGAAGCGAAGCCGTGGGACGCGATGCGGGCGCCGGCCGGAGCCACGGAGGCCGGAGCGACGGAGCCGGCCGCGGTTACGGCGGCTACGGCGAACCGTCTTCGCCGGCGGAGGCGCCTTACGGGGCGCCGGACCTCGCATCGGCCGGGCCGCTGCGTCCGCGCGGAAGCGGGTTCCAGAGCGGAGAGAACGTCGAAGGCTTGAAAGCGGCGGCGTCCGCCGCTTCGTACGGCGGCGACTCGACCGACTCGGCGCAGCGGGCTGTCCGCGGCGGCTCGGTCGACGTGCTGCCGGAACGCGGCCTGCGCGAGAACGGTTCCCGTGCTTCGGAAACGGAATCTTCCGACTCGGCGGACTCATCTCCGCGCGACCTGTCCGACGCGGAACGCGCGGCTCGCTCGCTCGAAGAGTCGGCGCCGCAGGGCGAAGAGCCGGACGACATTCTCGCGGAGCTTGATCTGTGAGCGCGGAGCATCCGTTTTACCGGCTTGCCCCGTTTATTCAGGAATACATTTACCGCAGCGGCTGGGAAGAGCTGCGCGAAGTACAGGTGGAAGCGAGCCGCGTGGTGCTCGATACGAACCATCATATGCTGATCGCTTCCGGGACGGCTTCGGGCAAGACCGAAGCCGCCTTTTTCCCGGCGCTGACGCTGCTTGACCAGGAACCGTCTTCGTCGGTCGGCATCTTGTACATCGGGCCGCTCAAAGCGCTGATCAACGACCAGTTCCAGCGGCTCGAAGGACTGATGCGCGACGCGCATATCCCGGTCTGGCATTGGCACGGCGACGTGCCGCAGTCCGAGAAGACCAAAGTCATGCGCCATCCGTCGGGCGTGCTCCAGATTACGCCCGAATCGCTGGAAGGACTGCTCATGAACCGCCCCAACGCCATTCCGGCGCTGTTCGGCGACCTGCGCTTTATCGTGATCGACGAAGTGCACGCCTTCATGGGCGCGGACCGCGGCTCCCAGGTGCTCAGCCAGCTCGAACGCCTGTCCCGCATGGCGGGCTGTTCGCCGCGCCGGATCGGCTTGTCCGCGACGCTCGGCGATTACGAAGCCGTGAAGTCGTGGCTGGCCGGCGGCACGCGTATTCCGGTCGAGCTGGTCTCGCCGCCGGGCGGGCGCAAGCTGCGGCTGTCGATCGAGAACTTCGCCATGCCGGACGCCCGCGACGAGCGGCAGAGCGAAGCGCTGGAGAACGCGAAGAAGTCGTACAACAACTTCATTTACGACCATACGCATCTCAAAAAAGCGCTGATCTTCACCAACAGCCGCACCGTCGCCGAGACGACAATTCTGGAGATGCGCCGGATCGCCGCGCTGCGTCAGCAGCCCGACGTGTTCCACGTGCATCACGGCAGCATCTCTTCGATGCTGCGCGAAGAAGCCGAAGCCGCGCTGCGCGAAGGCTACGGCCCGGCGGTCGCGGCGGCGACGCTGACGCTTGAGCTCGGCATCGATCTCGGCAGCCTCGAACGCGTCATGCAGCTCGGCGCGCCCTACTCCTGCGCCAGCTTCGTCCAGCGGCTCGGCCGATCGGGCCGGCGCGAAGGCGCGGTAGCGGAGATGATGTTCGTCTGCGCGGAAGAAGACGACGAGGAAGCGCAGCTTCCGGCACGGATGCCGTGGACGCTGCTGCGGGCGATCGCGGTATGCGAACTGTATGTCAAAGAGAAATGGATCGAGCCGCAGACGGTGCGCAAGCTGCCGCTCGGCCTGCTGTACCATCAGACGATGAGCGTGCTGCGCAGCTTCGGCGAAGCCGAAGCGGGCGAACTCGCCCGCGCCGTGCTGACGCTGCCGCCTTTTGCGAACTTTACGACGGAGCAGTACCGAGAGCTGCTGGAGTACCTGCTTGCGACCGACCATCTCGAGCAGACCGAAGACGGCATGCTGATCGTGGGCCTGATGGGCGAGCGCGTATCGGGCCATTACCGCTTCTACGCCGTGTTCCAGGACGAAGAAGAACATTCCGTCTACGACGGCTCGGAAGAGATCGGGTCGATCACGACCGTGCCGCCGGCCGGCTACTGCTTCTCGCTCGCGGGTCGGCTCTGGAAAGTCGAAGAAGTCGACAGCCGGCACAAAGCCGTCTACGTCAAGCATGCCAAAGGCAAAGTCGATACGCTCTGGCTCGGAGCCGGCGGCGACATGCATACGCGAATCGTGCGCAAGATGCGCGATATTTTGCGGGAAAACACGCTCTACCCGTATCTGGCGCCCAACGCGGCGGCCCGGCTCGAACGCGCCCGGCGGCTGTCCCGCGAGACCGGCCTGACCGAACGCCTCGTGCTGCCCGCGGGCGGCGATTCGATGTTCGTCATGCCGTGGATCGGCAGCCGGGAATTCCGGACGCTGGAGCGCCTGCTGAAGAACAATTTGTCGCAGCAGCTCTCGCTTCGCTCGATCGTCCCGATGGAACCTCATTACATGGTCGTGGCCGGCCGCACCGATGCGGACGAGCTGCAGCATCTGATCGTGTCCGAGAGCGAGCGTATGGAAGATTCGATCCAGATGCTCGACGAGTTCGAAGCGCCGTACCTCGGCAAATACGACGAGTTCACGCCGCCCGGCCTGATCCGCGCCGCTTTCGCCGCGGACGGGCTGGATCTGGAAGGGCTGCGCCGCGGACTGCGGGGTTCGGATTACGGCGCTTGACCGTGGATTCGGGCGTCAGGGCCGGGTTGTGATAGGCGCCGACAGCCGCAGGGACAGGGATCGCGGACGGTGTCGGAATGCGGATAATGGAAAAAGAAGCCTGTTCGCCTCGTGGAGAGGTGGGGAGGCTTCTTTTTGCTGCGGCTGCGGGGTTGCGGTAGCTGTAGGGATGGCGCTTTTGCGCGCGGGGCTGCGGTACGGACAATAGCTGCGTAAGTCCAGTTATTTGAGCACGAAAAGCCGCTTTTGGGAAAATAACTGCGCAGATCTCGTTATTTCGCGGTAAAAGAGAGTTTTCGGCGATCTGATCGGCGAATAGATGGATTCCTGCATCTATTTGACGCGGGAAGGACGATTTGAGCAAAATAGATGCTTCTGCGCAGTTATTTGCGTCCGCGCTGCTTCATGGCTGCTCCGCGAGCCCTCCGCGCCGTCGCCGTGCTGCTTCGCGCCTCCTCTGCGCCGACTTCGTGCGTTCTTCGCACGATCTAAGTGCTGCTTCCGCGCGCCCTCCGCACCGCCGCCGGGCTGCTCCGCGCCATCTTCCGCGCGTCCGCCCTCTCCGTCCGCACCCACCGTCCCCCGCCTGCAAAGCCGAAAGCCCGGACCTCGGTCCGGGCTGTTCGCGTATGTGCGCTCCTTACTCGACGCTTCGTCCGGACGCTGCCGCCCACGCCAACGCACGGTTTTCCAATTCGCCGACGTAAGCTTTTTTGGCAGGGCTGTAGCCGCTCGTGTCTGCGAAGCGGGCAGCCAGGTCGGCTTTGAGAGCGGCGTAAGCCCGGACTTCGTCCGGCGCGGCCCGCAGATAATCGCGAACGACCAGATGGCGCGCGATATGCGGATTGCCTGCCTCGTAGAAGTGGAGATGATGCGTGCGCGCCTCGCCGCCTTTGCGGAACAAACGGCGGCCGGGGATGCCCCAGTCGCCCGCGGCGTCGTACCCGAGTTCGATCATGCGCCCGCTGCCGGCGTCGACGACCGTCAGGTCGCGGACGATCGCGATCATGTCGATGACCGGTTTGGCGCTCATGCCGGGCACCGACGTGCTGCCGAAATGCTCGAACCCGACGATTGTATCGCCGAACAAGGTGCGCAGAAACGCGGCTTCCTGTTCAAACTTCGTGACCCACTGCGGATCGTAATCGGTCAGACGGACCTGCATGGCGATTCCTCCTTTGCGATCGGGGCGGACCGGCAGTCGAACCGTCCGTCCCGCGATCTCTTTCGCAAGCTTCGACGGATCGGAGCAAAATTCCTGCCGCATTTGTGCCAAACGGACATATCCGGCAGTCAAGATGCGTCTAATATAAAAAAGGGATAGAAAGGAGGCGGTGTTTTGGCAGAGCGGGCGGGGGACAGGGGCAAGGCGGCGGACGGATCGGACGGAGAGCGCCTGATTGCCGAATGGTTCGAATCTTATTACGAGGACATTTATCAGTATTTGTATTTCATGCTGGGAGATCGGGGCGGTGAAGCGGAAGATATTTTGCAGGAAGTGTTTATTAAGGCATACCGGAATCTGCATGCGTTCAAAGGACAATCTTCGCCCAAAACGTGGCTGACGGCCATCGCGCGGAACGCCGCTTTGGATGCGATGCGCCGCAGGCGCTGGGCGCTGACCGGTTTCGTATCCCACAAAGAGGACAAGGCGCCGCCGTCGGACGAGCCGGAACGAGCTTTGTTGACGGAAGAACGGCGCGCCCAAGTGCTGGGGCTGCTGGACGCGCTGAAGCCTGCACAGCGGGAAGTGATCTTTTTTCTGTATCAAAAAGAACGGAGTGTCAAAGAAACGGCCGCCCTGCTCGGCTGCAGCGAAGCGAGAGTGCGAACGACCAGCCACCGGGCGCTGCGCGTCCTGCGCAAGAACAGCGAATTTCAACAATGGATCGGGGGAGAAGCGAGCGATGGGGACTAACGGACCGAAGGGCGGAAACAGGCAGGAACCGGGCAGGGGGCTGATCGATATTCCGAAGCTGGATCCGCAGCGCAAAGAGCAGATTCGCAGCGGCATTCTGACCGGAATCCGTTCCTGGAAAAAGAGTGCAGAAGATCCGGTGCAGCCGCAGCCGCGCGGAATCCGGCGTCGACGGGTGCTGCTGGGGGGCGGATTGGGCCTGGCAGGGCTCGCGGCGGCGCTGAGCTTCCTGCTGCTTCAGACGACAGGAGATCCCTCTTCCGGATTGAACGTGGCAAGTCGGACGGAAAGCGCGATTGGCGAAGCAAGCAGCGGGGAGACGCCGGCATCCGGTGCGGCCGGTAACGAAGCGGTTCCGCAAGGGTTAGCGGCGCCGCTGCTGAGCTTGGGCTACGGGGAGTTTCGCGAGCGCTGGGAACAGGGTTCGAGCGCGGCCGGCGGCGAATTAACCGCCGTATCCGGCGAGGCAGAGGCGTATCTCGACAGTCTGCCGCATCTGGATGAATACCGTCAGGCTTTTGGCCGTCCGGAAAAAGGCTACCGGTATGCGGCATGGAGCAATCGCGACGACGGCCGCCTGCGCGAAATCACGTTTTGGCTCGGTCCTTCGACGAGCGGCCGGAACCCGGACCCGTCCGATACGGCTGTAATTCGTTATGTGACGGACGTGCTTCAGCCCGACCTGACGGATACGGAGAGAGAGCGGATACTGAACGAGCTGCGTTTTCGCGACTTCGAGCGAAAAGGCGGATCGCGAATGTCCGGGAACGAGAAGCTGCTCTACACGCTTGATCGAAGCGGCGAGCGCCAATATTTGACCGTCACCTTTTTGCGCGAACCGGAACAGCCGGACGAACTGGGCATCTGGCAGGACAAACTGCTTGATATCGTGCGAGAGGAAAATGGGACGTAGAAGAGAGGTGCGGAAAACGACAGGCATAGCAGGATCATAACCATATGTTTAAAAAATGTATGGACCGGATCTTGAAACGAATAATGTTCGGGAAAAATCGATTATTCTTCTTTTTATAATGGGATGGGTGTAGATTTCGAGTTGAAAAGCGAATGATTTCACGAAATATGCTTGACTCCGTCTCTGCGTTTGGATATGATGGTTTTGTTGAAAAGCGAACAATTCCATCACTTATCATATAATCATTCGTATATTCCCGGAGATAAGGTTCGGGAGTCTCTACCAGGGAACCGTAAAGTCCCGGCTACGGATAGGATGCTTTTCGCATACCTGCCGTCAGCCGGGCTTTTTTGCGCGTTTGGGACCTTGTCCGCTGCCGCCGCCCGCCATGCTGCCGAAATCCGAAGCACGTATGCGTCCACCCGAGGAGGAGACTATCCATCATGACCGATTCCCTGACTTTCGAAAATATCGAACGCAATGCCGCAGAGTCCAATCGATACGACTGCATTATCGTCGGTGCGGGTCCGGCCGGCATTTTTGCCAGCTACGAACTGACGCGCCAGGCGCCCGACTGGAAAGTGCTGCTCGTCGACAAAGGCCACGATATTTACAAACGCCGCTGCCCGATTCTGGAAAATAAAGTCCAGTTCTGTCCGCCTGCCGCGGGGCGCAAAGAGTTTGCGGGCTGCCTGCCGGCCTGCTCGATCACGGCGGGCTTCGGCGGTGCGGGCGCGTACAGCGACGGCAAGTTCAATATTACGACGGAATTTGGCGGCTGGATGACCGATTACCTCGCGCCTTCGCAGGTGCTCGACCTGATTCAGTACGTCGATTCCATCAATCTGGAGCACGGCGCGACCGAATCGATCACCGACCCGACGACCGATACGATCCGCGACATCGAGCAAAAAGCGTATTCGGCCGGGCTCAAGCTGCTGCGCGCTCAGGTTCGCCATCTTGGCACGGAGCAGAATCTGGAGATTCTGAAGTCCATTTTCGAATACCTCAAACCGCGCGTCGAGATGAAATACAAGGCGGAAGTCGACGACCTGATTACGGTAAAAGAAGGCGGAGAGCACACGGTCACGGGCATTCGTCTCAAAAACGGAGAAGAATACCACGCGCCGCGCGTCATGATCGCGCCGGGACGCGACGGTTCGGCCTGGCTGGCGGACGTGTTCAAAAAGCGCCGCCTGAAGCTGACCAACAACCAGGTCGACGTCGGCGTGCGCGTCGAGACGTCCGACGTCGTTATGCGCCAGATCAACGAGCATCTGTACGAAGGCAAATTCGTGTTCAATACGTCGGTCGGCACGCGGGTCCGGACGTTCTGCAGCAACCCGTCCGGCCACGTCGTGGTGGAGAATCACAGCGGCGTCATGGCGGCGAACGGCCACTCGTACAAAGACCCGGCTCTCGGTTCGCGCAACACGAACTTCGCGCTGCTCGTCTCGCACAAGTTTACCGAGCCGTTCGACAAGCCGAACGAATATGCCCGCGAGATCTGCGAACGCGCCAACGATCTGTCGAGCGGCGGCGTCATCGTCCAGAAGTATGGCGACATCCTGCGCGGACGCCGCTCCACGCCGGACCGGATTCGCGAAGGTTTCCTCGAACCGACGCTGAAGGAAGCCGTGCCGGGCGACCTCGGATTGGTGCTGCCCTACAACACGATGAAGAGTCTGATCGAAATGGTGGAGGCTTTGGAAAAAGTAACGCCGGGCATCGCGTCCGAACATACGCTGTTCTACGGCGTCGAAGCGAAATTCTACTCCGCCCGTCCGAAGCTGGACGAGACGCTTGAGACCGAGATCCACGGTCTGTACTGCGGCGGCGACGGCGCGGGCATCACGCGCGGCCTGGCCCAGGCCGGCGCGGCGGGCGTGCACGTCGCTCGCGGCATGGTGAAGAAAGCCGCAGCGGGCGGCCGTCCGGCTGCGGAGCGGACGCTGGCTTAGGATCGGCCGGGTTGAGCGGCCGGCCGATCGAGCCGCTTGGGCCGGGCAAGCCGGGTCGGGCAGGACCGGGCACAAGGCCGGGTAAGACCATGCAAGACCATGCATGGCCATGTAAGACCGGGTAAGACCATGCAAGGTCGCCCGGCAAGATCCGTTCGGCCGGCCGAAGCGGTCTCGGCAGCCGGAACGAAGGCGAAAAGGCCCGAATCCCTACAAACACATAGGGATTCGGGCCTTTTTGTGATGAATTTGTCGTTGGCGCTGGCGAACGGGTTCCCGCGGCTGAACGGATTCCTTCGGCTGAAGGCCAACCGGCAAAAGGAACGGCGAATTCGCAGCCGTTTCCCGCCTTCGCGACCGCTAGCAGAAATAGCTGCGCCAGAGCATCTATTTCCCCCAATTCGCGCCCAAAATCGCAAATAGCTGCGCTACTACATCTATTTGCCCGCTGAAGCCCAAACTTCGGCGGAAACACGCCAATTAGATGTATTCCTGCACCTATTTGCACAGGGACAAATTTTGCAGACGAAATAACTGCAGTTTCGCAGTTATTTCGCCGCCGGCATGTCGTCGGCTGCGGATAAGGCGCCCGAGACGTTCGCCGCCGCCGAAGCCTCATGCGAAGCACTCGCTTCCGCAGCTCGCCGCAGACTTTCGTACGTCTTGCACCGCCACCTTACGCCGTCCTCGTACCCGCGACTCGTCACCATCGCCGGCTTTTCGCCTCACGCCGTCCTCGTACCAGCGACTCGTCACCATCGTCGGCTTGTCGCCTCATGCCGGTCCTCGTACCAGCGACTCGTCACCGCGAACCCCACGCCGCCGCCCTACCCGTCAATCGCCCGCCAATTCCGCCGTTCCTGCCGGCATCGCCACCCAATGCCCCGGCGATACTTCGACGAGCGCGGAGCCTTCCAGCCCGTACTTGTCTTCGCGCGTATCTTCTTCCATCAGGACGCGCTTTTTCTTCGCTTCGATCGCCGGATCGGGGACCGGGATGGCGGCCAGCAGCGACTTCGTGTACGGATGCTGAGGGTTGCTGTACAATTCTTCGCTTTCGGCCAGTTCGACGATTTTGCCGGCGTACATGACCGCAACGCGGTCGCTGATGTGCTTGACCATCGACAAATCATGCGCGATAAACAGATACGTCAGGCCGAGCTTCTGCTGGAGGTCTTCCAGCAGCGTCACGATCTGTGACTGGATCGACACGTCCAGCGCGGACAGCGGTTCGTCGCAGACGATGAACTTCGGTTCGACCGCGAGCGCGCGGGCGATGCCGATCCGCTGGCGTTGGCCGCCGGAAAATTCGTGCGGGTAACGCAGCGCGAACGCCGGATCGAGGCCAACCATCTCCAGCAGTTCCTCGACGCGGGCGCGGCGCTGGACCGGATTTTGCGACAAGCCGTGCACGTCCATCGCTTCGCCGATAATGTCCAGAATTTTGAGCCGCGGATTGAGCGAAGCATACGGGTCCTGGAAAATCATCTGCATCTCGCGGCGCATCAGCTTCATCTCTTTCGGCGATAGCCGGTTGACGGCCATGCCGCGGTACAGCACGTCGCCGCTCGTCGGCTCGTGCAGGCGCAGAATCGCACGCCCGGTCGTCGATTTGCCGCTGCCGGATTCGCCGACCATGCCGAGCGTCTCGCCTTCGCGGATAAAAAAGCTGATATCGTTGACGGCGCGCAGCGTCCGGCCTTTGCCGAGATTGAAATGCTGCTGCAGCGAGCGGACTTCGAGCAGGGGGCGATCCTCGGGAAGCGCTGGCGTCCCGCCGCCCTGTTCCGTCAGGCGGCCTTCGACATGCCGTTCGGCTCCGTCCGCTGCCGCTCCTGCCAAGCCGCCACTTGCCCCGCCGGCTTCTCCGACCGAAGCACCCGCCCGTACCCGCTTGGGCTTTTTCGGTTCGTCCAGCCGCGGTAGGGCGTTGAGCAGCTTTTTCGTGTACGGATGCTGCGGATTCGCGAACAGGTCGGCCGTGCGGCCTTCTTCGACGATCTCGCCGCTTTTCATGACGACGACGCGGTCGCACATGCCGGCGACGACGCCGAGATCGTGCGTGATCAGGACGATCGACGTGCCGAACTTTTCCTGCATCTGCTTCATGACGTTCAGGATCTGCGCCTGGATCGTGACGTCGAGCGCGGTCGTCGGTTCGTCGGCGATCAGCAGCGACGGCCGGCAGGCGAGGGCGATCGCGATCATCGCGCGCTGGCGCATGCCGCCGGAGAACTCGTGCGGATATTGGTTGAAGCGGGTCTGCGGATCGCGGATACCGACAAGCTTGAGCATTTCGACCGCTTCTTCGCGGGCTTCGCGCTTGGAGATTTTGCGGTGTTTGCGCAGCGTCTCGGCGATCTGCTCGCCGATGCGCAGTGTCGGATTGAGCGACGTCATCGGGTCCTGGAAGATCATGCCGATCTCTTTTCCCCGGATCTGTTCCATTTCTTTTCTCGTTTTCTGCGCCAGATTTTGTCCCAGAAACAGGATTTCCCCGCTGTTGACGCGCGCGGAAGCTTCCGGCAGCAGCCGCATGATCGCCCGGGCCGTGACGCTTTTGCCGCTGCCCGACTCGCCGACGATGCCGAGCGTTTCCCCTTTGTGCAGGTCGAAGCTGACTCCCCGGACCGCTGCGGTCTCCGTTTCGCGTGCCGCGAAGGATACGCGCAAATTGCTGACTTGCAACAGT
This genomic window contains:
- a CDS encoding DEAD/DEAH box helicase; its protein translation is MSAEHPFYRLAPFIQEYIYRSGWEELREVQVEASRVVLDTNHHMLIASGTASGKTEAAFFPALTLLDQEPSSSVGILYIGPLKALINDQFQRLEGLMRDAHIPVWHWHGDVPQSEKTKVMRHPSGVLQITPESLEGLLMNRPNAIPALFGDLRFIVIDEVHAFMGADRGSQVLSQLERLSRMAGCSPRRIGLSATLGDYEAVKSWLAGGTRIPVELVSPPGGRKLRLSIENFAMPDARDERQSEALENAKKSYNNFIYDHTHLKKALIFTNSRTVAETTILEMRRIAALRQQPDVFHVHHGSISSMLREEAEAALREGYGPAVAAATLTLELGIDLGSLERVMQLGAPYSCASFVQRLGRSGRREGAVAEMMFVCAEEDDEEAQLPARMPWTLLRAIAVCELYVKEKWIEPQTVRKLPLGLLYHQTMSVLRSFGEAEAGELARAVLTLPPFANFTTEQYRELLEYLLATDHLEQTEDGMLIVGLMGERVSGHYRFYAVFQDEEEHSVYDGSEEIGSITTVPPAGYCFSLAGRLWKVEEVDSRHKAVYVKHAKGKVDTLWLGAGGDMHTRIVRKMRDILRENTLYPYLAPNAAARLERARRLSRETGLTERLVLPAGGDSMFVMPWIGSREFRTLERLLKNNLSQQLSLRSIVPMEPHYMVVAGRTDADELQHLIVSESERMEDSIQMLDEFEAPYLGKYDEFTPPGLIRAAFAADGLDLEGLRRGLRGSDYGA
- a CDS encoding GrpB family protein; translated protein: MQVRLTDYDPQWVTKFEQEAAFLRTLFGDTIVGFEHFGSTSVPGMSAKPVIDMIAIVRDLTVVDAGSGRMIELGYDAAGDWGIPGRRLFRKGGEARTHHLHFYEAGNPHIARHLVVRDYLRAAPDEVRAYAALKADLAARFADTSGYSPAKKAYVGELENRALAWAAASGRSVE
- a CDS encoding RNA polymerase sigma factor, producing the protein MAERAGDRGKAADGSDGERLIAEWFESYYEDIYQYLYFMLGDRGGEAEDILQEVFIKAYRNLHAFKGQSSPKTWLTAIARNAALDAMRRRRWALTGFVSHKEDKAPPSDEPERALLTEERRAQVLGLLDALKPAQREVIFFLYQKERSVKETAALLGCSEARVRTTSHRALRVLRKNSEFQQWIGGEASDGD
- a CDS encoding NAD(P)/FAD-dependent oxidoreductase codes for the protein MTDSLTFENIERNAAESNRYDCIIVGAGPAGIFASYELTRQAPDWKVLLVDKGHDIYKRRCPILENKVQFCPPAAGRKEFAGCLPACSITAGFGGAGAYSDGKFNITTEFGGWMTDYLAPSQVLDLIQYVDSINLEHGATESITDPTTDTIRDIEQKAYSAGLKLLRAQVRHLGTEQNLEILKSIFEYLKPRVEMKYKAEVDDLITVKEGGEHTVTGIRLKNGEEYHAPRVMIAPGRDGSAWLADVFKKRRLKLTNNQVDVGVRVETSDVVMRQINEHLYEGKFVFNTSVGTRVRTFCSNPSGHVVVENHSGVMAANGHSYKDPALGSRNTNFALLVSHKFTEPFDKPNEYAREICERANDLSSGGVIVQKYGDILRGRRSTPDRIREGFLEPTLKEAVPGDLGLVLPYNTMKSLIEMVEALEKVTPGIASEHTLFYGVEAKFYSARPKLDETLETEIHGLYCGGDGAGITRGLAQAGAAGVHVARGMVKKAAAGGRPAAERTLA
- a CDS encoding ABC transporter ATP-binding protein, with product MEKLLQVSNLRVSFAARETETAAVRGVSFDLHKGETLGIVGESGSGKSVTARAIMRLLPEASARVNSGEILFLGQNLAQKTRKEMEQIRGKEIGMIFQDPMTSLNPTLRIGEQIAETLRKHRKISKREAREEAVEMLKLVGIRDPQTRFNQYPHEFSGGMRQRAMIAIALACRPSLLIADEPTTALDVTIQAQILNVMKQMQEKFGTSIVLITHDLGVVAGMCDRVVVMKSGEIVEEGRTADLFANPQHPYTKKLLNALPRLDEPKKPKRVRAGASVGEAGGASGGLAGAAADGAERHVEGRLTEQGGGTPALPEDRPLLEVRSLQQHFNLGKGRTLRAVNDISFFIREGETLGMVGESGSGKSTTGRAILRLHEPTSGDVLYRGMAVNRLSPKEMKLMRREMQMIFQDPYASLNPRLKILDIIGEAMDVHGLSQNPVQRRARVEELLEMVGLDPAFALRYPHEFSGGQRQRIGIARALAVEPKFIVCDEPLSALDVSIQSQIVTLLEDLQQKLGLTYLFIAHDLSMVKHISDRVAVMYAGKIVELAESEELYSNPQHPYTKSLLAAIPVPDPAIEAKKKRVLMEEDTREDKYGLEGSALVEVSPGHWVAMPAGTAELAGD